In Equus przewalskii isolate Varuska chromosome 15, EquPr2, whole genome shotgun sequence, a single genomic region encodes these proteins:
- the LOC103551031 gene encoding death domain-containing membrane protein NRADD-like isoform X4 gives MQPLGALLAGRAMLHNSSHREGMVHVGASGSIIPVYCALLATVVLGLLAYVAFKCWRSHKQRQQLAKARTAELGALDRDQIHGDSGVFLDSPSSLPCAPSQGPYPELGCRLYLHLPRQQQEEVERLLELSGEPDKGWQGLAGRLGYQAEVVETMAQGQAPAYTLLRDWAVQEGSGATLRVLEVALAAMGREDVVRALGPLAEGCSVV, from the exons ATGCAGCCCCTGGGAGCACTGCTAGCTGGCAGAGCCATGCTTCACAACTCCAGCCACAGGGAAGGCATGGTCCATGTGG GAGCCTCGGGCAGCATCATCCCTGTCTACTGTGCTCTCCTGGCCACCGTAGTCCTTGGTCTGCTTGCCTACGTGGCCTTCAAGTG CTGGCGCTCACATAAACAAAGACAGCAGCTGGCCAAAGCTCGGACTGCAGAGCTGGGGGCTCTCGACAGGGACCAGATACATGGGGATAGCGGTGTCTTCCTGGACTCTCCTAGCAGTCTGCCCTGTGCTCCCAGCCAGG GGCCATATCCTGAGCTTGGCTGCCGGCTTTACCTTCATCTCCCTCGGCAGCAGCAGGAAGAGGTGGAGCGGCTCCTGGAGCTGTCAGGCGAACCTGACAAGGGCTGGCAAGGGCTGGCAGGCCGCCTGGGCTACCAGGCTGAGGTTGTGgagaccatggcccagggccaggcaccagCCTACACCCTGCTGAGGGACTGGGCTGTCCAAGAAGGCAGTGGTGCCACCCTCAGGGTGCTAGAGGTGGCCCTAGCTGCCATGGGCCGTGAAGATGTGGTCCGGGCCCTGGGCCCCCTGGCTGAGGGCTGCTCTGTGGTATGA
- the LOC103551031 gene encoding death domain-containing membrane protein NRADD-like isoform X2, whose protein sequence is MGPALLPPPPPSDTRGNWSRLGSGEVLRGTQSWSESEWSEPGERDRLSQGTSIVRPRDFSPCPYPQPILDSEKSPNYLASVLLIILQPLLQEMQPLGALLAGRAMLHNSSHREGMVHVGASGSIIPVYCALLATVVLGLLAYVAFKCWRSHKQRQQLAKARTAELGALDRDQIHGDSGVFLDSPSSLPCAPSQGPYPELGCRLYLHLPRQQQEEVERLLELSGEPDKGWQGLAGRLGYQAEVVETMAQGQAPAYTLLRDWAVQEGSGATLRVLEVALAAMGREDVVRALGPLAEGCSVV, encoded by the exons ATGGGGCCAGCTCTgttaccaccaccacccccatctGACACACGAGGAAACTGGTCCAGattggggagtggggaggtgtTGAGGGGTACCCAGTCCTGGAGTGAATCAGAATGGAGTGAGCCAGGAGAGAGGGACAGACTATCCCAAGGGACTTCCATTGTCAGGCCTAGGGATTTCTCCCCATGTCCCTACCCACAGCCCATTCTGGACTCAGAGAAGTCTCCCAACTACCTTGCCTCAGTGCTGCTCATCATACTCCAACCCCTTCTCCAAGAGATGCAGCCCCTGGGAGCACTGCTAGCTGGCAGAGCCATGCTTCACAACTCCAGCCACAGGGAAGGCATGGTCCATGTGG GAGCCTCGGGCAGCATCATCCCTGTCTACTGTGCTCTCCTGGCCACCGTAGTCCTTGGTCTGCTTGCCTACGTGGCCTTCAAGTG CTGGCGCTCACATAAACAAAGACAGCAGCTGGCCAAAGCTCGGACTGCAGAGCTGGGGGCTCTCGACAGGGACCAGATACATGGGGATAGCGGTGTCTTCCTGGACTCTCCTAGCAGTCTGCCCTGTGCTCCCAGCCAGG GGCCATATCCTGAGCTTGGCTGCCGGCTTTACCTTCATCTCCCTCGGCAGCAGCAGGAAGAGGTGGAGCGGCTCCTGGAGCTGTCAGGCGAACCTGACAAGGGCTGGCAAGGGCTGGCAGGCCGCCTGGGCTACCAGGCTGAGGTTGTGgagaccatggcccagggccaggcaccagCCTACACCCTGCTGAGGGACTGGGCTGTCCAAGAAGGCAGTGGTGCCACCCTCAGGGTGCTAGAGGTGGCCCTAGCTGCCATGGGCCGTGAAGATGTGGTCCGGGCCCTGGGCCCCCTGGCTGAGGGCTGCTCTGTGGTATGA
- the LOC103551031 gene encoding death domain-containing membrane protein NRADD-like isoform X1 — protein MGPALLPPPPPSDTRGNWSRLGSGEVLRGTQSWSESEWSEPGERDRLSQGTSIVRPRDFSPCPYPQPILDSEKSPNYLASVLLIILQPLLQEMQPLGALLAGRAMLHNSSHREGMVHVDKTWRGQDMDREGVWVEAGGALAPNTSSPFPPEPPGASGSIIPVYCALLATVVLGLLAYVAFKCWRSHKQRQQLAKARTAELGALDRDQIHGDSGVFLDSPSSLPCAPSQGPYPELGCRLYLHLPRQQQEEVERLLELSGEPDKGWQGLAGRLGYQAEVVETMAQGQAPAYTLLRDWAVQEGSGATLRVLEVALAAMGREDVVRALGPLAEGCSVV, from the exons ATGGGGCCAGCTCTgttaccaccaccacccccatctGACACACGAGGAAACTGGTCCAGattggggagtggggaggtgtTGAGGGGTACCCAGTCCTGGAGTGAATCAGAATGGAGTGAGCCAGGAGAGAGGGACAGACTATCCCAAGGGACTTCCATTGTCAGGCCTAGGGATTTCTCCCCATGTCCCTACCCACAGCCCATTCTGGACTCAGAGAAGTCTCCCAACTACCTTGCCTCAGTGCTGCTCATCATACTCCAACCCCTTCTCCAAGAGATGCAGCCCCTGGGAGCACTGCTAGCTGGCAGAGCCATGCTTCACAACTCCAGCCACAGGGAAGGCATGGTCCATGTGG ATAAGACCTGGAGGGGGCAGGACATGGACAGGGAAGGGGTGTGGGTAGAGGCAGGGGGAGCCCTGGCCCCCAAtacctcctcccccttcccccctgaGCCTCCAGGAGCCTCGGGCAGCATCATCCCTGTCTACTGTGCTCTCCTGGCCACCGTAGTCCTTGGTCTGCTTGCCTACGTGGCCTTCAAGTG CTGGCGCTCACATAAACAAAGACAGCAGCTGGCCAAAGCTCGGACTGCAGAGCTGGGGGCTCTCGACAGGGACCAGATACATGGGGATAGCGGTGTCTTCCTGGACTCTCCTAGCAGTCTGCCCTGTGCTCCCAGCCAGG GGCCATATCCTGAGCTTGGCTGCCGGCTTTACCTTCATCTCCCTCGGCAGCAGCAGGAAGAGGTGGAGCGGCTCCTGGAGCTGTCAGGCGAACCTGACAAGGGCTGGCAAGGGCTGGCAGGCCGCCTGGGCTACCAGGCTGAGGTTGTGgagaccatggcccagggccaggcaccagCCTACACCCTGCTGAGGGACTGGGCTGTCCAAGAAGGCAGTGGTGCCACCCTCAGGGTGCTAGAGGTGGCCCTAGCTGCCATGGGCCGTGAAGATGTGGTCCGGGCCCTGGGCCCCCTGGCTGAGGGCTGCTCTGTGGTATGA
- the LOC103551031 gene encoding death domain-containing membrane protein NRADD-like isoform X3 → MQPLGALLAGRAMLHNSSHREGMVHVDKTWRGQDMDREGVWVEAGGALAPNTSSPFPPEPPGASGSIIPVYCALLATVVLGLLAYVAFKCWRSHKQRQQLAKARTAELGALDRDQIHGDSGVFLDSPSSLPCAPSQGPYPELGCRLYLHLPRQQQEEVERLLELSGEPDKGWQGLAGRLGYQAEVVETMAQGQAPAYTLLRDWAVQEGSGATLRVLEVALAAMGREDVVRALGPLAEGCSVV, encoded by the exons ATGCAGCCCCTGGGAGCACTGCTAGCTGGCAGAGCCATGCTTCACAACTCCAGCCACAGGGAAGGCATGGTCCATGTGG ATAAGACCTGGAGGGGGCAGGACATGGACAGGGAAGGGGTGTGGGTAGAGGCAGGGGGAGCCCTGGCCCCCAAtacctcctcccccttcccccctgaGCCTCCAGGAGCCTCGGGCAGCATCATCCCTGTCTACTGTGCTCTCCTGGCCACCGTAGTCCTTGGTCTGCTTGCCTACGTGGCCTTCAAGTG CTGGCGCTCACATAAACAAAGACAGCAGCTGGCCAAAGCTCGGACTGCAGAGCTGGGGGCTCTCGACAGGGACCAGATACATGGGGATAGCGGTGTCTTCCTGGACTCTCCTAGCAGTCTGCCCTGTGCTCCCAGCCAGG GGCCATATCCTGAGCTTGGCTGCCGGCTTTACCTTCATCTCCCTCGGCAGCAGCAGGAAGAGGTGGAGCGGCTCCTGGAGCTGTCAGGCGAACCTGACAAGGGCTGGCAAGGGCTGGCAGGCCGCCTGGGCTACCAGGCTGAGGTTGTGgagaccatggcccagggccaggcaccagCCTACACCCTGCTGAGGGACTGGGCTGTCCAAGAAGGCAGTGGTGCCACCCTCAGGGTGCTAGAGGTGGCCCTAGCTGCCATGGGCCGTGAAGATGTGGTCCGGGCCCTGGGCCCCCTGGCTGAGGGCTGCTCTGTGGTATGA
- the LOC139076074 gene encoding octapeptide-repeat protein T2-like, translating into MAGEDQGDSHPHLSQSQVPGSTQPGGRRPLSGRAALGPAGRRRGVPEEAEFWAAGDASGSAERDEGAEGEAGGTLKGRGGADGPGAPRDVRRSLRAAAGRAGGDGPEGAGRGGAGGARPPTSSLAWLRNAHMRSSGLARKAGATCRGDRADHREREETASREERRAGPQGQGRRRWGQKGARVARERGTGQGNARPGRRPGQAEMPRARRLRGRAATKRGQVYCRERERGGRLRD; encoded by the exons ATGGCAGGAGAGGACCAGGGagactcccacccccacctcagccaGAGCCAG GTCCCAGGATCCACTCAGCCTGGCGGACGCAGGCCTCTGAGCGGCAGGGCTGCCCTTGGGCCGGCGGGAAGACGGCGCGGAGTCCCGGAGGAGGCCGAGTTCTGGGCCGCAGGAGACGCAAGCGGCAGCGCGGAGCGAGATGAAGGCGCGGAGGGAGAAGCGGGCGGGACACTcaaggggcggggcggggcggacgGTCCGGGAGCCCCGCGGGACGTGCGGAGGAGCCTCCGGGCCGCCGCGGGACGGGCCGGAGGGGACGGGCCGgagggggcgggccggggcggggctggaggggcCCGACCGCCAACGTCTAGCCTCGCCTGGCTCAGGAACGCGCACATGCGCTCATCCGGCCTGGCCCGGAAAGCGGGAGCGACGTGCAGAGGCGATCGGGCTGACCACAGAGAGCGCGAAGAGACCGCGAGCCGGGAGGAACGGCGGGCGGGACCCCAGGGACAGGGGCGGCGCCGCTGGGGACAGAAGGGGGCACGGGTCGCCCGGGAGAGGGGCACGGGCCAGGGGAACGCGCGCCCGGGACGGCGGCCGGGGCAGGCTGAGATGCCGCGCGCACGCAGACTCAGAGGCAGAGCAGCTACAAAACGAGGCCAGGTTTATTGCCGAGAAAGGGAGCGCGGGGGCCGCCTTAGGGATTAA